The Desulfobacterales bacterium genome has a segment encoding these proteins:
- a CDS encoding SPOR domain-containing protein, producing MGKKTQPLKLSAKPEKMLLGCATGAVLRRYGPIVLISGWMFILGVLVGRETAPIKFDIEKIHHELAALKKTVDQKQQNRFKIIPEDMSGKNELEFYEALKVTDDAESVEMPVDSGAVHIGAIPHKTAVLKKSEKRAEISKLVLAAEVDKPVISPEKESRKGEYVIQVASMKDGSMCDALVSSLRKKGYPACRTEGNIPGKGIWFRVRIGSFKTRDEAAQTMQRLKNEKFKPMLIRNRNAS from the coding sequence ATGGGAAAAAAAACACAGCCGTTAAAATTGTCAGCAAAACCGGAAAAGATGCTTTTGGGCTGTGCCACTGGCGCTGTACTTCGCCGATATGGCCCTATCGTCCTTATATCGGGATGGATGTTTATTCTCGGTGTTCTGGTGGGCCGGGAAACGGCTCCGATAAAATTTGATATCGAAAAGATTCATCATGAACTGGCGGCTCTCAAAAAAACGGTAGATCAAAAACAACAGAACCGGTTTAAAATTATTCCGGAAGATATGTCCGGTAAAAATGAGCTTGAATTTTATGAGGCGCTGAAAGTAACCGATGATGCTGAATCCGTTGAGATGCCTGTCGATTCCGGGGCCGTTCATATCGGAGCCATCCCTCATAAAACAGCTGTGTTGAAAAAATCGGAAAAGCGTGCTGAAATATCCAAGCTCGTTTTGGCAGCCGAAGTCGATAAACCCGTCATATCACCGGAAAAGGAGTCTCGCAAAGGCGAATATGTTATTCAGGTCGCCTCAATGAAAGACGGCAGCATGTGCGACGCGCTGGTCAGTTCGCTTAGAAAGAAAGGATATCCGGCATGCCGTACCGAGGGAAATATTCCTGGCAAGGGGATATGGTTTCGCGTCAGAATCGGCAGTTTTAAAACAAGGGATGAGGCAGCGCAAACGATGCAGCG